A part of Cryptococcus gattii WM276 chromosome G, complete sequence genomic DNA contains:
- a CDS encoding Mannose-1-phosphate guanylyltransferase, putative (Similar to TIGR gene model, INSD accession AAW44700.1): MPSTKGVILVGGPSKGTRMRPLTLDCPKPLLPVAGKPMVWHPLQALASVPGLSEVIIIGFYDDAQMAGFVKEARRDFPNIAISYLREYKALGTAGGLYHFRDSILRPPVPQHIFICNIDICCSFPFAEMLELHTAHAGTGTIMGVNVKKETATQYGCIVTDPATNQMVHYVEKPEGWISNIVNGGVYLFDKSLFDVIKVAMDEKTARAAEDPLVKPDEILRLEQDVIVPLAAARKMYVYQTHDFWRQIKTAASAVTATALYLANYKSTNPSLLAPAAPNIIPPTFIDPSATIDPSAKIGPNVAIGPNVTVRQGVRIKDAIVLEGSTLEKHSCVLNSIVGTNSHIGAWSRVDGEQEFEREVKGKISVTILASEVSLAPETMVRSCIVLPNKTLTKDATNQVLL; encoded by the exons aTGCCCAGCACGAAAGGCGTGATTCTCGTCGGCGGCCCCTCCAAGGGCACCCGCATGCGTCCCCTCACCCTCGACT GCCCCAAGCCGCTGCTGCCGGTCGCAGGCAAGCCCATGGTATGGCATCCGCTGCAGGCCCTCGCCAGCGTCCCCGGCCTCAGCGAGGTCATCATCATCGGCTTCTACGACGACGCCCAGATGGCCGGCTTCGTCAAGGAGGCCAGGCGCGACTTCCCCAACATCGCCATCAGCTACCTGCGCGAGTACAAGGCGTTGGGCACCGCAGGCGGGCTGTACCACT TCCGCGACTCCATCCTCCGCCCGCCCGTCCCGCAGCACATCTTCATCTGCAACATCGACATCTGCTGCTCCTTCCCCTTTGCCGAGATGCTCGAGCTGCACACCGCCCACGCCGGCACCGGCACCATCATGGGCGTCAACGTCAAGAAGGAGACGGCCACGCAGTACGGCTGCATCGTCACCGACCCAGCGACCAACCAGATGGTCCACTATGTCGAAAAGCCCGAAGGCTGGATCTCCAACATCGTCAACGGTGGAGTCTATCTCTTTGACAAGTCCTTGTTTGATGTCATCAAGGTCGCCATGGACGAAAAGACGGCTCGCGCCGC GGAAGACCCACTCGTCAAGCCAGACGAGATTCTCCGCCTGGAGCAAGATGTGATTGTGCCACTGGCTGCTGCGAGGAAAATGTACGTCTACCAGACACATGATTTCTGGCGCCAAATCAAGACTGCCGC CTCCGCGGTTACCGCCACCGCTCTCTACCTTGCCAACTACAAATCCACCAACCCGTCCCTCCTCGCGCCCGCCGCCCCCAACATCATCCCACCCACCTTTATCGACCCCTCTGCCACCATCGACCCGTCCGCCAAGATTGGCCCCAACGTCGCCATCGGTCCCAACGTCACCGTCCGTCAAGGCGTCCGCATCAAAGACGCCATCGTGCTCGAAGGATCGACTTTGGAAAAGCACAGCTGCGTGCTGAACAGTATTGTAGGGACTAATTCCCATATCGGCGCGTGGTCAAGAGTCGATGGCGAACAAGAGTTTGAAAGGGAAGTCAAGGGAAAGATTAGCGTCACTATTTTGGCATCTGAAGTTTCTTTGGCCCCGGAAACAATGGTCAGGAGCTGTATCGTCCTTCCCAAT AAAACGCTTACCAAGGACGCTACCAACCAAGTTCTTCTCTAA
- a CDS encoding guanine nucleotide exchange factor VPS9 (Similar to TIGR gene model, INSD accession AAW44698.1; CNG02570), which translates to MNPPAATESPSDPLPLNAARHPDGTLAAPEQPSVSSSSSSSSSSGSSSSNLATPAPPSRPSTLAIPNAPMQNPPAKGIPAATPASNATPVLKGLQAKQDGDQEKQEENVKVEERGVDVDMSPTGPSQTVAARPPSKRQVQASNNNRPTTPAAAPGSSTSTTRDQEASDKEKEPVFNFQGFLKDLKQKSAEPVARYLKSFLSNFVKKPFTVNEQIKLIHDFLAFISEKMVQVEPWKSQSSAEFDNALEAMEKLVMNRLYNYTFTPQLVTSQPITTDDLERDRVFSQRVRLFGWIREKQLDVPEGEAAQGFLGFAEQELLKINHYKAPRDKMICILNCCKVIFGLIRNVYGAESGGADAFIPILIFIVLRANPDNLISNLEYIQRFRSTPKLQGEAAYYLSSISGAIQFIETMDASSLSNITQAEFESNVESAIQALPPSPSAAAAAAAAAPARTSTTSFGGFRTPGRDEGRERDSKLISLSPFAATAPGDEAARPLSMASAAQATSAGAGALEGTRKWFARTGNLAQEAVSKPLNAIGKIWEGMSPADTRQGSEDGSGGEGERERERGEGGEAERGVVPRDVFGSRRFRASTPESPSRRPIFGDEGISRTGTPSSDMLPDFSALDIQSTIDASQETYAQTRLANVQTLHQMFPALDEEIVEAVLEGCSDDLGLAIDRLLEM; encoded by the exons ATGAACCCTCCAGCAGCGACAGAATCCCCCTCGGACCCTCTGCCTCTCAACGCTGCACGCCATCCAGACGGCACATTAGCTGCCCCGGAGCAACCATCCGTGAGcagtagtagtagtagtagtagCAGTAGTGgtagtagtagtagtaACCTGGCGACTCCTGCCCCACCCTCGCGGCCGTCTACACTCGCAATCCCCAACGCTCCCATGCAAAACCCGCCAGCCAAAGGTATCCCCGCTGCCACGCCTGCGTCCAACGCTACACC CGTTTTAAAAGGTTTACAGGCAAAACAGGATGGGGATCAAGAAAAACAGGAGGAGAATGTAAAGGTGGAGGAACGAGGTGTGGATGTGGACATGTCACCAACTGGTCCTTCTCAGACGGTTGCAGCTCGTCCACCGAGTAAGAGACAAGTACAAGCAAGTAACAACAACAGACCTACGACACCCGCAGCTGCACCTGGCAGCAGCACGTCGACAACGAGAGATCAAGAAGCCAGCGATAAAGAAAAGGAACCCGTGTTTAATTTCCAAGGGTTCTTGAAGGATCTCAAACAGAAGAGTGCGGAGCCTGTGGCACGGTATCTCAAGAG CTTTTTGTCAAACTTTGTGAAGAAGCCATTCACAGTGAATGAGCAGATTAAATTGATTCATGATTTCCTTGCT TTCATCTCGGAGAAGATGGTGCAAGTTGAACCTTGGAAATCTCAATCATCTGCAGAATTCGACAATGCGCTTGAAGCGATGGAGAAGTTGGTGATGAACAGGCTTTACAACTA CACATTTACACCTCAACTTGTCACTTCACAGCCTATAACGACGGATGACCTTGAGCGGGATCGAGTGTTTTCCCAGCGGGTAAGACTGTTTGGTTGGATAAGGGAGAAACAATTGGATGTTCCCGAGGGAGAAGCGGCGCAGGGCTTTTTGGGTTTTGCCGAACAAG AGTTGTTAAAGATCAATCATTACAAGGCACCGCGAGATAAGATGATTTGTATTTTAAACTGCTGTAAAGTCATCTTTG GTTTGATACGGAATGTGTATGGGGCAGAGTCGGGAGGTGCAGATGCCTTTATCCCTATTCTCATCTTTATCGTCCTCCGTGCCAATCCTGATAACCTCATCTCCAACCTCGA ATACATTCAACGGTTCCGGAGTACGCCCAAACTACAAGGCGAAGCTGCGTACTACCTATCTTCCATAAGCGGTGCCATCCAATTCATCGAGACGATGGACGCTTCTTCACTTTCCAACATTACCCAAGCAGAATTTGAGTCGAATGTCGAGTCTGCTATTCAAGCATTACCGCCTAGCCCAAGCGCCGCCGCTGCCGCCGCCGCGGCGGCGCCAGCACGTACTAGTACTACTAGTTTTGGTGGGTTTAGGACGCCGGGGAGGGATGAAGGGAGGGAGCGGGATAGCAAGCTCATCTCCTTGTCGCCATTTGCGGCTACGGCCCCGGGTGACGAAGCGGCTCGTCCGCTCAGTATGGCATCTGCGGCCCAAGCGACCAGCGCGGGCGCGGGCGCGCTGGAAGGGACGCGGAAATGGTTTGCGCGGACGGGGAATTTGGCGCAGGAGGCGGTGAGTAAACCGTTGAATGCGATTGGCAAGATTTGGGAAGGGATGAGTCCGGCGGATACGAGGCAGGGGAGTGAGGATGGGAGTGGCGGGGAGGGGGAGCGGGAGCGGGAGCGGGGTGAGGGGGGTGAGGCAGAGCGGGGGGTTGTCCCTCGGGATGTGTTTGGTTCCAGACGATTCAGGGCATCGACGCCAGAGAGTCCATCGAGGAGACCTATATTTGGCGATGAGGGTATTTCAAGAAC CGGGACACCGTCTTCAGATATGCTTCCCGACTTTTCGGCTCTTGATATTCAATCAACAATCGACGCGTCCCAGGAAACGTATGCGCAAACACGCCTCGCCAACGTACAGACGCTGCACCAAATGTTCCCCGCGctggatgaagagattgtAGAGGCAGTGTTGGAAGGGTGTAGTGATGATTTGGGGTTGGCGATTGATCGATTACTGGAAATGTAG
- a CDS encoding UDP-glucuronic acid decarboxylase Uxs1p (Similar to TIGR gene model, INSD accession AAW44696.1): MSSEKSETITHVGCNRFGFDSTVDIETLRSLYLSPAYIKEGGDVKVSLDAPQKDFSTETTYDHNTNTIQYSTVNKFPPVKLLPNHERKRILVTGGAGFVGSHLVDRLMLLGHEVTVLDNFFTGSRTTVSHWVGHPNFEMVRHDVVEPFLIEVDQIYHLACPASPPHYQINAVKTLKTSFEGTLNMLGLAKRTGARFLITSTSEVYGDPEEHPQREDYWGHVNCIGPRACYDEGKRVAETLTYGYHRKDGVDVRVARIFNTFGPRMNPFDGRVVSNFIIQALKGEDMTVYGDGSQTRSFQYVHDLIDGLILLMNGPDTRPINIGNHDEFTILEFAEAVRDIVEKVQKEEGNPLAKRVNIIHKEIPIDDPQRRRPDTTRAKESLQWQPRWNVRQGVEEMVRYYSARIREGAI, translated from the exons TCCCCTGCCTACATTAAGGAGGGCGGTGATGTCAAGGTCTCTCTTGACGCTCCCCAGAAGGACTTCTCCACCGAGACCACCTATGACCACAACACCAACACCATCCAGTACTCTACTGTCAACAAGTTCCCTCCTGTCAAGCTCCTCCCCAACCACGAGCGAAAGAGGATCTTGG TTACTGGTGGTGCCGGTTTCGTCGGTTCCCACTTGGTTGACCGACTCATGCTTCTCGGCCACGAGGTCACTGTCCTCGACAACTTCTTCACCGGTAGCAGGACTACT GTCTCCCATTGGGTCGGTCACCCCAACTTTGAGATGGTTCGACACGATGTCGTCGAGCCCTTCTTGATCGAGGTTGACC AGATCTACCACCTTGCCTGCCCTGCTTCCCCCCCTCACTACCAGATCAACGCCGTCAAGACCTTGAAGACCTCCTTTGAGGGTACCCTCAACATGCTCGGTCTCGCCAAGCGAACCGGTGCCCGATTCCTCATCACTTCTACCTCTGAGGTCTACGGTGACCCCGAGGAGCACCCTCAGCGAGAGGACTACTGGGGTCACGTCAACTGTATCGGTCCCCGAGCCTGTTACGATGAGGGCAAGCGTGTCGCTGAGACCTTGACCTATGGTTACCACCGAAAGGACGGAGTCGACGTTCGTGTCGCCCGTATCTTCAACACTTTCGGTCCCCGAATGAACCCCTTTGACGGCCGAGTTGTTTCCAACTTTATTATCCAGGCTCTCAAGGGTGAGGACATGACCGTCTACGGCGACGGTTCTCAGACCCGATCCTTCCAATACGTCCACGACTTGATTGACGGTCTTATCTTGTTGATGAACGGTCCCGACACCCGACCTATCAACATTGGTAACCATGATGAGTTCACCATCCTCGAGTTTGCCGAGGCTGTCAGG GACATTGTCGAGAAGGTccagaaggaggaaggcAACCCTCTTGCCAAGAGGGTCAACATTATCCACAAGGAGATCCCCATTGACGACCCCCAGCGACGAAGGCCCGACACCACTCGTGCCAAGGAGTCTCTCCAGTGGCAGCCTAGGTGGAACGTCAGGCAGGGTGTTGAGG AGATGGTCAGGTACTACAGCGCTCGAATCCGAGAGGGTGCCATCTAG